One region of Zingiber officinale cultivar Zhangliang chromosome 7B, Zo_v1.1, whole genome shotgun sequence genomic DNA includes:
- the LOC122003997 gene encoding probable carboxylesterase 17 has product MGASPCAQLRDDDINPQHQPVTGDGHGPATEEVRGLIRLYRDGHVERLPAVASVPPASTPDPEVVCEELIVAGGLTARLYLLPKLQALPLLVYFHGGGFCVGSVAWRCYHEFAARLAARANCAVLSVDYRLAPEHPLPAAYEDGLGVLQWATHRASGELARWRRLCDFSRVFLAGDSAGAAIAYHAALKYDARSEAAAPLRGAILIQPFFRGAARTWSETNQPQSSKSALSLATSDCYWRMALPAGADRDHRWCNPLAAKLPAAEASRLPALLVCDSELDILKDRSREFCEAMSSAGVRVEQVTMAGVGHAFQILHNYPSSQARTTEMLAHIKDFINGRSN; this is encoded by the exons ATGGGGGCTTCTCCTTGTGCACAGCTGCGTGACGACGACATCAACCCACAACACCAACCAGTCACCGGCGACGGCCATGGCCCTGCCACGGAAGAGGTCCGCGGACTCATCAGGCTCTACAGGGACGGCCACGTGGAGCGCCTCCCCGCCGTCGCCAGCGTCCCTCCCGCCTCCACTCCCGACCCCGAAGTCGTCTGTGAGGAATTGATCGTCGCCGGAGGTCTCACCGCCCGCCTCTACCTCCTCCCCAAGCTCCAAGCCCTGCCCCTGCTTGTCTACTTCCACGGCGGCGGCTTCTGCGTCGGCTCCGTCGCCTGGAGATGCTACCACGAGTTCGCCGCCCGCTTGGCCGCGCGCGCCAACTGCGCTGTGCTGTCCGTCGACTACCGCCTCGCGCCGGAGCATCCGCTCCCCGCGGCGTACGAGGACGGCCTCGGCGTATTGCAGTGGGCGACCCATCGCGCTTCGGGCGAGCTCGCGCGGTGGCGCCGCCTCTGCGATTTCAGCCGCGTGTTCCTCGCCGGCGACAGCGCCGGCGCCGCCATCGCCTACCACGCGGCACTAAAATA CGATGCCAGGTCCGAGGCGGCAGCGCCTCTCCGGGGAGCGATTCTAATCCAGCCGTTCTTCCGCGGCGCGGCGCGGACATGGTCGGAGACGAACCAGCCGCAATCCTCGAAGTCGGCGCTGAGCCTGGCGACGTCGGATTGCTACTGGCGGATGGCCCTGCCGGCGGGGGCGGACCGGGACCACCGGTGGTGCAACCCCCTCGCGGCGAAGCTTCCGGCGGCGGAGGCCTCGAGGCTTCCCGCTCTGCTGGTGTGCGACTCGGAGTTGGACATTCTGAAGGACCGGAGCCGGGAGTTCTGCGAGGCGATGAGCAGCGCCGGCGTCAGAGTTGAGCAAGTAACGATGGCCGGAGTCGGGCATGCCTTCCAAATCCTCCATAATTACCCTTCGTCACAAGCGCGGACCACCGAGATGTTGGCACACATCAAGGATTTCATCAACGGCAGATCAAACTGA